The sequence below is a genomic window from Luteimonas sp. MC1825.
GGGCGGGGTGGCGTGCGGTGGCCGGCGGCGGAACAGGCGCCGCCAGACCCACCACAGCGCCAGCGCCAGCAGCGCGCTGATCAGGCCCGCCAGTCCCAGGGCCAGCCACGGGTAGGCGAGGGCAAGGCCCATCAGCCCGACCACCGCCACGTCCTCCGCGGCCGATGCGCCCCAGTTGCTGAGCGGTTCCGGCGATGTATTGATCAGTGCGCGGCTGCCGGCCTTCAGCACGTGGCTGCCAAGCGCGACCCCGGCCCCGGTGGCGAGCATGCCGGTGGACAGGTCGCCGTCAGGCGACAGCGCGGCGGCCGCCAGGAAGGCGCCTGCCGGCACGCGGGCGAGGGTCTGCAGCAGGTCCCATGCGGAGTCCACCCCGGGGATCTTGTCGGCGAAGAACTCGACCAGCGCCAGCACGCCGGAGATGCCCATCACCCACGGCGAGGTGGTGACCTCGAGCGCCTGCGGCAGGTCGAGCCAGCCGAGCGCGCCGGCCACGCCCACGCCGAACACCGTCATGTACACGCGGATGCCGGCAAGCCAGGCCAGCAGCACGCCGATTGCGAACAGCTGGGCTTCGGACATCGCGCATCTCCCCGAGGGTGGTACGCCGCGGAGTATAGGGGCCTTGCGCCATGGCCGAGGACCCGCGCTACCATGCGCCGATGCCCGATTCGCAGCTCCCGGAACATCCGCACCCGCGCGCGCATCTCGCGCTGCTGGCCCTGCTGGCCGCGGCGCTGCTGTTCGGCCTGTGGGGCGTGTGGACGGTGGTGGGCGCGCGCGGCGGCGAGGCGGCGACGGTCGGCTCGGAACTCGATGGCCTGCGCCAGCAGGTCGCCACCCTGGCGCGTTCCGACCAGGTCAGCCGCGAGGCCAACCAGGACCTGCAGGGCACCCTCGCAGAGCGCGACGAGGAGGTCTCCGCGCTGCGCGCCGACGTCGCCTTCTACGAGCGCCTGGTCGGTTCCACCAGCCAGCGCCGCGGCCTGACCGTGCATGGCCTGCGCCTGCAGCCGCAGGGAGAGGGGGCCTGGCACTTCACCGCCACCCTCACCCAGACCCTCAACCGCGCCGCGGTCAGCCGCGGGCGGCTGACGCTCGCGGTGGAAGGCTCGCGCAACGGCAGCCTGGAGCGGCTCGAGTGGAGCGACCTGCGCCCGCAGGACGATGCGATGGGCGCGGAGTATTCATTCAAGTACTTCCAGCAGCTGGAGGGCGACATCCTGTTGCCCGAGGGGTTCACCCCGCTGCGCGTGCACGTGCGCCTCGCGCCGGTCGGGGCGCCGGCGGTCGACGGGTCCTTCCCGTGGGCGGACGCGGCGGGCGACGTGGCACCGCGTTCCAGCCCCGACGCTTGAAGCGGGGGGCCGTGCCCCCCATCCTGTCCGCATGGATACCATCATCGATCTGGCCGCCCCCGATTACCTGGGGCTGGACCGTCCGCTCGATTTCACGCCCGCCGCTGCCGCCAAGGTCCGCGAGCTGATCAGCGAAGAAGGCAACCCGGCGCTGAAGCTGCGCGTGTATATCCAGGGCGGCGGCTGCTCCGGCTTCCAGTACGGCTTCGAGTTCGACGAGACCCGTGGCGAGGACGACCTGGCGGTGGACACCGACGGCGTCACCCTGCTGGTCGACCCGCTCAGCCTGCAGTACCTGATGGGCGCGGCGGTGGATTACAGCGAAAGCCTGCATGGCGCGCAGTTCACCATCCGCAATCCGAATGCCAAGTCGACCTGCGGCTGCGGCAGCAGCTTCACGACATGACCGAGCGGCGCCGGGCGCCGTTCGCCTTCATCGACGCACCGCTCGACCGCGCCGAACACCTCCGTGACGATCCCGCCGCCCTCGCGCGCCTGTGGGCGGATGGCCGCGTGCTGGTGGTGGACGCCGAGGGCCGCGCCTGGTCGGACGACCAGGGGCAGCTGCTGGCGCCGCCGTGCGCAAGCCTCGGCGCGATGCCTACCGATGCGCTGTTCCTCGGCCTGCGTGGCGAGGAAGGCTGGTTTGCCCTTCCGGCCACCTCGGCGGTGGAATCCGGCGAGCCGCCGGGCGTCGACCTGCGCACCGCGGCCGGCCAGTGGCCCGGCTTCGAAGCCACCGCATTCGCGCAGGCGCGCGCGGTGCTGCACTGGCGCGCGCGCCACCGCCATTGCGGCGCCTGTGGCACGACGCTCGCCTTCGCCCGCGCCGGCTGGCTGGGCCGCTGCCCGGGCTGCGCGCTGGAACATTACCCGCGCACCGATCCGGCAGTGATCGTGGCGGTCAGCAATGGCGCGCGGCTGCTGCTCGGGCGCAGCCCGGGCTGGCCACCGCGCCGCTATTCGGTGCTGGCGGGCTTCGTGGAGCCGGGCGAATCACTGGAGCAGACCGTGGTGCGCGAAGTCTTCGAGGAGAGCGCGGTGCGCGTGCGCGCCTGCCGCTACCTGGGCTCGCAGCCGTGGCCGTTCCCGTCGTCGCTGATGCTCGGCTTCGCGGCCGACGCAGGGCCGGACGTTCCGCGCTGCAACGACGAGCTCGAGGACGCCCGCTGGTTCGGGCGCGACGAGGTCGGCGCCGCGCTGCGCGGCGAGTCCGGTGATGACGGCCTGCTGCTGTCGCCGTCGATCTCGATCTCGCGCTGGCTGATCGAGGACTGGTACGCCGGCACCGGCTGAGCCACGCGACGGGCCACGCGCGCCCGCCATGGCTGCAGCTAGAATCGGCGCATGTTCTCCACCCTCTTTGCCGTCGTGATCGCACTGGCGATCGGCCACGGAGCACCCGCATTCGCCGCCGCCATGCGTGACGACGGCTGGTACCAGGCGTGGCTGCGCTGGCTGGACGGCCGTTTCCCGGGCGACAGCTTCTGGCGTGGCCCCGGTGGCGTGCTGCTCGCGCTGCTGCCGCCGCTGCTGGTGGTCGCGTTGCTGCAGCTGCTGCTGCGCGACGTGGTGTTCGGGCTGCCCTCCCTGCTGTTCGGCGTGGCGCTGCTGTTCTACGCCTGGGGGCCGCGCGATCTGGATCGCGATGTCGACGTGATCATCGACGCCCCCGATCCCACGGCCCGCTCCGCGGCGCTCGCGCTGTTGCGGCCACCGGCGGCGGCCGGCGCCGCCGATGCCGGCGACCCGGTGGGCCGGGTGTTCTCCGCCGCGCTGCGGCGCTGGTTCGGGGTGCTGTTCTGGTTCCTGCTGCTCGGGCCGGCAGGCGCGCTGCTGTACCGCCTGGCGGCGATCGCCGCCGAAGGCGAACCCGCGCTCTACCTGCCCGCCGGCTTCGTCGACGGCGCGCGCCGCCTGCTGGCGCTGCTGGACTGGCCGGCGGCGCAGCTGATGGCGCTGTCGCTGGCGCTGGTCGGCAATTTCGACGTGGTGGTCGGCGCGTGGAAGGCGGGTGGCGGTGCCCGGTTCACGCTGGACGCCGGGTTCCTCGCCGCCGTGGGGCGCGCCAGCGTGCGCCACGAGCTGGAGGAAGACGGCATGCAGGACGCCGCGCTGCCACAGGCGCTGCGCGACGCGATGTCGCTGGTGTGGCGCATCCTGCTCGCGTGGCTGGCGCTGCTGGCGCTGTTCGTGGTCGCCGGCTGGGTGAACTAGGCGGCTTCGCCGCGCAGCGTGCGCACCTGCGCCTCGAGCGAGGCCGCCGTGGCGTCCTGGCCCGCGACCGGCGCCTGGGCCATCACCGCGACATGGGCGCGGAAGCGGCGCGGCACGCGCATGCGGTCCAGCAGGCCGCCCTCGGCCGCGGCGCCGCGGCGGCTCCACATGCTGGCCCACATGCCGCGCAGCGCCATCGGCACCACCGGCACCGGTCGCCGCGCCAGGATGCGCTCGACGCCCGACTTGAACGGCGCGATGGCGCCATCCCGCGTCAGGCGGCCCTCGGGGAAGATCAGCACCAGTTCGCCGTCGGCCAGCGCCGCATCGATGGCGTCGAAGGCGCGTTCCATCATCGCCAGGTCCTCGCGCGGGCTGGCGATCGGGATCGCGCCGGCGGCGCGGAAGATCCAGCGCATCACAGGGATCTGGAAGATCCGGTAGTACATGACGAACCGCACCGGGCGCGGGATGCTCGCCGCCAGGATCAGCGCATCCATGTAGCTGACGTGGTTGCACACCAGCAGCGCCGGGCCCTCGTCGGGCACGTGGCGTTCGATGCCGTGCAGCTCCAGCCGATACAGCGTGCGCACCAGCAGCCAGCTGACGAAGCGCATCGCGAACTCGGGCACGATGGTGAAGATCCACGTGGCGACCACCAGGTTGGCGATCGCCAGCGCCAGGAACACCTGCGGAATGCTCCAGCCGAGCACCTGCTGCAGCGCCAGGCCAATGACTGCCGCGGCGACGATGAAGGCCGAGTTCTGGATGTTGAGCCCGGCGAACACGCGTGCCATCTCGTGATTGGGCGTGCGGCTCTGCACCAGCGCGAACAGCGGCACGATGAACAGGCCGCAGGAGAAGCCGATGCCGGTCAGGTCGAACGCGATGCGCCAGCCGTTGTCGCCGGCGAGGAAGCCGGCGATGTCGAGTCCGGCCTGCGGCGCCAGCCCGCTGCGCGCGAAGTACAGGTCCAGCATGAAGGCACTGATGCCCAGCGCACCGAGCGGCACCAGGCCGATCTCGACGGTGCGCGCGGAGAGCTTCTCGCACAGCAGCGAGCCGGTGCCGACGCCGATCGAGAACAGCGCCAGGCCGAAGATGTAGAGGCTGGTCGAGCGCTCGGCTGCGCCGAGGTGCAGTTCGGCATAGTTGGGCAATTGTGCGGTCAGGACCGTGCCCACGAACCAGAACCAGGACACGCCCAGGATCGCGTTGCGCACCGCCGGCGTGCGCCGGGTGAGCTTCCAGATGCGCACCGATTCCGGCACCGGGTTCCAGTTGACCTGGAGGTCAGGCGCGCCGGCGTCGACACGCGGGATCATGCGCGCCACCAGGTTGCCGATGACCGCCAGCGCGACCACCGAGGCGGCCGCGGCCTCCGGCCCCCAGCTGCCCGCCACCTGGAAGACCAGCCCGCCATAGATCATGCCGGCGAGGATCGACAGCGACGTGCCCATCTCCACCAGGCCGTTGCCGCCGGTGAGTTCCTCGGGTTTCAGCACCGCCGGCAGGATCGAATACTTCACCGGTCCGAACAGCGTCGACTGCATGCCGGTCGCGAACAGCGCCACCAGCAGCAGCGGCATGCTGCCCATCAGGAAGCCCACGCCGGCCAGCGACATGATCACGATCTCCATCGCCGTGGTGATGCGGATCAGGCGCTGCTTTTCGAGTTTCTCGGCGAACTGCCCGGCGATCGCCGAAAACAGGAAATAGGGCGCGATGAACAGCGCCGGCGCGAGGTTGGTGTAGAGCGTGCGCTGGTCGCTGTCCACGCCGAGATGGAACAGCAGGCCGATGATCGCCTGCCGGTACACGTTGTCGTTGAAGGCGCCGAGCGCCTGCACGCCGAAGTAGGGCAGGAAGCGGCGCTGGGTGAGCAGTGCGAACTGGCTGTGGCGCATGCGGCCCCCGATCGAGTGGCCGCGAGACTAGCAGACCGGTTGCGGGCTGCGGACGACAGGCAGCGATACCTGCCGTCCGGTATGTCAGGCGTTCGCGGCCTTCTTCGCGCGCGGCTTGGCCTTCGCCTTGGGCGCGGTGGACAGCGCCTCGAGTCGCGCCTGCGCTTCGCGCTTGCCGAGCGAACGCAGCGGCACGATGCCCGCGACCTGGGTGGCGCGGGGAATGGTCTTGCCGTTTTCCCAGTTGTAGACGGACTGCGCACTGGCGCCGGCCAGCTTGCCGAAGTCCGCGGCGGAGAGGTCCAGGCGCGCGCGCAGCGACTTCAGGCCCTTGGCGGAGAAGCGCGACGCGGTGGTGTCATCCTCGCCAGCGGAGGTATCCGCGGCCTGCCTGCCGCCCGCCTTTTTCACCTGCCGCGACAGCACGGCCACCTGGCGCTTGAGTTCGGCGATGTCGCGGCGGTAGCCGCTGCTGGCCTTGCGCAGGGCATCGGTCTGCGCCTTCATTTCCTTGCGGGCAAGGCGCGAGATTTCGGACTTCAGGGTCGACGCGAGGTTGGACACCGGCAATACCTTGTTCGGGGGATTCGCGAGTTTAGCGACAAACCCGGAAATATCCACGCAAGGGGTATGGGGACGGTATGGCCAGGGTATGTCGCCGGTATCCCGCGGTGGCGATCGCGGCGGCCTTCATCGGGCCTTTCCCTGCCCGGTGCTGGAATGCGCGCCACAGACCCATGGGAGCGGGGCAATGCGCTACATCCTGTTGATGGTGCTGGCCGTCATGTTGAGCGGCTGCGGCTACAACCAGATCCAGCAGAAGGACGAGGCGGTCGACGCCGGCTGGTCGGAGGTGCTCAACCAGTACAAGCGGCGCGCGGACCTGGTGCCCAACCTGGTATCCACGGTGAAAGGCTACGCCGCGCACGAGCAGCAGGTATTGACCGCGGTGACCGAGGCGCGCGCCAAGGTCGGCGAGGTCAACGTCAATGCCGACGATCCTGCTTCGCTGCAGCAGTTCCAGCAGGCACAGGGTGAGCTGTCGAGCGCACTGTCGCGGCTGATGGTGGTGGTGGAGAACTATCCCAACCTCAAGGCCGACCAGGGGTTCCTCAACCTGCAGACGCAGCTGGAGGGCACGGAGAACCGGATCACCGTGGCCCGCGGCCGCTACATCCAGCTGGTGCAGGACTACAACACCTACATCCGCTCGTTCCCGCAGAACCTGGTCGCCAAGATGTTCGGCCACAAGGTCCGCCCCAACTTCGAGGTCGAGAACGAACGCGAGCTCCAGGACGCGCCGGCGGTCGACTTCGGCGCGGCGGCGGACCGCGCGCCGCAGCCCATGTTGCAGCTGGCGGCCTGAGCGGACGCCGGGCGCCAGGATGCGCATGCGCGCCGTGCTGACGGGCCGGTGGTGGCCGGCGCTGGTGCTGGCCTGCGCGCTGGCGTGGCTGCCGTTGCCGCAGGCGCGCGCGCAGGAACTGGCCGCGGTGCCGGCGCTGGACTCGCCGGTGGTCGACGCCACCGGCACCCTCGATGCCGCGCAGCGCGCGCAGCTGGAACGCCAGGCGCTGGAGCTGCAGCAGCGCAAGGGCAGCCAGCTGCAGGTGCTGGTGGTCGCCAGCACGCAGCCGGAATCGATCGAGCAGTACACGCAGCGCGTGTTCGACCAATGGCGGCCGGGACGCAAGGGCGTCGACGACGCGGTGCTGGTGGTGGTGGCGAAGGATGATCGCCGCGTACGCATCCAGCCCGGCTACGGCCTGGAGGGTGCGATACCCGATATCACCGCCGGGCGGATCATCCAGGAATACATGGCACCCAGGTTCCGCGCCGGCGATTACGGCGGCGGGATCATCGATGCCACCGCGGTGCTGGTGCGCCTGATCGATGGCGAGCCGTTGCCGGAACCGATCGCCAGCCACCGCGAAGGCGGTGGTGGTGGCGGCAGCGGCAGCTGGCTCGGCGCGCTGTTCGCCGCGTTCGTGGTCGCGACCATCGTGCGCGGCGTGTTCGGGCGCGCACCGGCCGTCCTGCGCGGCCTGTTCACCGGCGGTGCCGCCGGCACCGCGGCCTGGCTGCTTTCGGCCGCGCTGGGGCTGGGTGGCGTGGCGGCGGTGATCGGCTTCCTGTTCGGCCTGTCGAAGGCGTCCGCTGGCCGTTACGTACGCCACGGCGGCTGGGGCGGGTTTGGCGGCGGTGGCTGGGGTGGCGGCGGTTTCGGTGGCGGCGGTGGCGGATTCGGCGGTGGAGGTGGCGGTGGCTGGTCCGGCGGTGGCGGCATGAGCGGGGGCGGTGGTGCCTCGGGGAGCTGGTGAGATGGCGACCGTGATGCGCCTGCTGCGGCACCTGTTCGCGCCGACCGCCCACGGCGTGTTTCCCGCCGACAGCCTGCAACGGATCGCGGAGGCCGTGGCGGAGGGCGAACGGCGCCATCGCGGCGAAGTGTGTTTCGCGGTGGAGCCTGCACTGCCGGCGTTGCGCGTGGTCCAAGGCGTCACCGCGCGCGCGCGCGCGAGCGAGGTTTTCGCCGAGCTGCGCGTGTGGGACACGCAGGCCAACAACGGCGTACTGGTCTACCTGCTGCTGGCCGACCACCGGATCGAGATCGTCGCCGATCGCGGCCTCGACGGGCTGGTCACCGATGGCCAATGGCGCGAGGCATGCGCGCGGATGGAGGAACGCCTCCGCGCCGGCGAACACGAAGCCGCCGCGCTCGCCGGCGTCGGCGCGGTCTCCGGCCTCCTCGCACGACACTTCCCGCGCGTGGCCGGGGACATCGACGAGAACGAACTGCCCGATCTCCCGCGGCTGCTGTGAGCCACGCCCGGCGCGACATCGCGCCGCACGGTCAGGCGGGCGCCAGCCATGCGCCGGCGGCGGCCAGCACCACCATCAGCACCAGCCCACCGCCCGTGATGCGGCCATAGCGCGCCCCGCCGCTGGCGAAGGCCAGCACCAGCTTGGTCAGCGCCGACGCCGCGAGCAGGCCGGCCACGCCCCAGCGCGCCTGCGCATGCGGCAGTCCGCCGATCTCGGCCAACCGCGCGATGGTGGCCCCCGCGGCCTGCAGTTCGGCCAGCGCGGCGACCGTCGCGCCGATCAGCGCGCCGGCATCGCCGAAGCTGCGCCGCAGGGCCTCGGCGGCGAGCATGACCGCGGCAATCGGCAGCGCGATGCCGATCGCGTGGCTGAGGCGGAAGGCCCGCGCCTGTGGCGCCTCGGCGGCAGGCGAGTCGCCGCGCGTCCGATGCAGGCCGGTGGCGGCGACCAGCAGCAGGCCGATCGCGGCACCACCGAGCGGCCACGCCGCCGTGCGCAGGAAGCCCGGCGACACGGCGCCGATCACCGCGGCCAGCAGCAGCACCGAGGCCAGGTTGGAGAGCAGCGCGGCGGCGGCGGCCTCCGTCGCCAGGCGCGGCTGGTCACGCGCCAGGCGGCCGTAGCTGGCAACGGCCGCGGTGGAGGAGGCGAATCCGGAGAAGAAACCGGCAACAGGCAGTCCGCGGCGTGCGCCGACCGCGCGCAGTGCGACGTGCCCGACCATGCCCACCGCCAGCACCAGCACCACGATCCGCCACAGCATCGCCGGCTGCAGCACGCCCCAGGGATCGAGTGGTACGTCGGGAAGCAGCGGCAACACCACCAGCGCGGCGGCCGCCAGCAGCAGGCCGTCCTTCATCTCGCGTTCGCTGATCAGTTCGCGGCTCAGGCGCCGCAGCGGATCCTTGGCCCAGAGCAGCACCGCCACCACCACGCCGAGGCCGGCGGCGAGTGACGGCGATTCCCGCGTCAGCCCGGCGAGCGCCACGGTGAGCAGCATCGCCACCTCGCCGGTGAGGCCCGGATCCTGGTCACGCGTGCGCACGTAGGCGGCATGCGCCAGCAGGGCGACCGCCAGCAGCACTGCGACATACGCGGCGGTGCCGAAGCCGTAGGCGATCGCGCCCAGCAGCGCCAGCAGCGCATGGGTACGGACGCCGGCGACGCTCGAACCGTCGACGTGCGCACGCTCGCGCACCGCACCGATCAGCAGGCCGATGCCGAGCGCGGCGCTGAGCGCGCGGACCACCTCGTTCCAGTCCACCGCGTCGCGCTCCCGGCGTCAGCCGCGTTCGCGCGCGATCGCGCGCCAGCCGATGTCGTGGCGGTGGAACTCGCCGTGCCAGGAGATGCCGGCAAGCTCCGCATAGGCGCGCCGCTGCGCGTCGGCGACGCTGTCGCCCAGCGCGCACACGCACAGCACGCGGCCACCGGCGGTGACGGCCTGCCCGTCCTCGAGGCGGGTGCCGGCGTGGAACACACGGGTGTCGTCGAGGTCCGGAACGTCCCAGGCGTTGATGACGTCCCCCGTGCGCGGCGTGCCCGGATAGCCTTCGGCCGCCATCACCACGCCGAGCGCGGGCCGCGGATCCCAGCGCGCCTCCATCCCGGCCAGGCGGCCGTCGATGGCGGCCTGGATCAATGCCGCGAGGTCCGACTGCAGCCGCATCATCACCGGCTGGGTTTCGGGATCGCCGAAGCGCACGTTGAATTCGATGACCTTCGGCATGCCGTCGCCGTCGATCATCAGCCCCGCGTAAAGGAATCCGGTGAACGGGATGCCGTCGGCGGCCATGCCGCGCACGGTCGGTTCGATCACCTCGCGCATCACCCGCGCGTGCACCGCGGGCGTGACCACGGGTGCCGGCGAATACGCGCCCATGCCGCCGGTGTTGGGCCCGGTGTCGCCGTCGCCGACGCGCTTGTGGTCCTGGCTGGTGGCCATCGGCAGCGCGGTGGTGCCGTCGACGATGGCGATGAAGCTGGCTTCCTCGCCTTCGAGGAATTCCTCCACCACCACGCGCGCGCCGGCGTCGCCGAAGGCGTCGCCGGCGAGCATGTCGTCGATCGCCGCTTCCGCCTCGGCCAGCGTCATCGCCACGATCACGCCCTTGCCGGCGGCCAGGCCATCGGCCTTGACCACGATCGGCGCGCCATGCGCGCGCACGTGGGCGACCGCCTCGCCCGCATCGGTGAACACCGCGTAGTGCGCGGTGGGAATGCCGTGGCGTTCGAGGAACGCCTTGGCAAACGCCTTGCTGCCTTCCAGCTGCGCGGCCGCCGCGGTGGGCCCGAAGATGCGCAGCCCGGCGGCGCGGAACCGGTCGACGATGCCGGCGACCAGCGGCACCTCGGGGCCGACCAGGGTGAAGGCGACGGCTTCGTCCTGCGCCAGCTGCAGCAGCGCGTCCAGCTCGCTGACGGCGATGGCGACGTTGCGGCACTTGCCCTCGATGGCGGTGCCGGCGTTGCCGGGCGCGACCAGGACGTCGTGCACGTCCGGCGACTGCGCGAGCTTCCAGGCCAGCGCGTGCTCGCGGCCGCCGGAACCGATGACCAGGACTTTCATGTGTCGACCTCGCCGTTCAACTGGGTTGAGCATAGCCCCCTGAGTCAGGGGGCGATTCGCGCCGCAGGCGCGAATGGGGGTATCAATGCCTGAAGTGGCGCACGCCGGTGAACACCATGGCGAGGCCGTGCTCGTCGGCGGCGGCGATCACCTCGGCGTCGCGCATCGACCCACCCGGCTGGATCACCGCGCGGATGCCGGCCGCGGCCGCGGCGTCGATGCCGTCGCGGAACGGGAAGAACGCGTCCGACGCCATGACCGAACCCGGCACCACCAGCCCGGCCTCTTCGGCTTTCAGGCTGGCGATCTTCGCGCTCACCACGCGGCTCATCTGCCCCGCGCCGATGCCGACGGTGTACTGGCCGCTGGCATAGACGATCGCGTTCGACTTCACGAACTTCGCAACGCGCCAGGCGAACAGCAGGCTGTCGAGCTCGGCGGTGTCCGGCGCGCGCGCCGTGACCACGCGCAGCTCCTCGCGCGCGACCTCGCGATTGTCGGCGTCCTGCATGAGCAGGCCCGAGCCGACGCGCTTGACGTCCATCATGTTGCGGCCCGCACCGTGCGCGATGCGCAGCACGCGCACGTTGGCCTTGCGGCGCGCGACATCCAGCGCGCCCGCGTCGTAGTCCGGTGCGATCAGCACTTCGACGAACTGGCGGTCGAGGATCGCCTTGGCCGTCGCGGCGTCGAGCGTGCCGTTGAAGGCGATGATGCCGCCGAAGGCCGAGGTCGGGTCGGTGGCGTAGGCGAGCTCGTAGGCATCACCGCAGCCGGCGCCGGTGGCCACGCCGCAGGGATTGGCGTGCTTGACGATCACGCAGGCCGGCGCATCGAACTGGCGCACGCATTCCCAGGCGGCGTCGGCATCGGCGAGGTTGTTGTAGCTGAGCTCCTTGCCCTGCAGCTGCGTGAATGTCGCCAGCGTGCCCGGCACCGGATGCAGGTCGCGGTAGAACGCGCCACGCTGGTGCGGGTTCTCGCCATAGCGCAGGTCCATCACCTTCACGAAGCTGCCGTTGGCCTGCGCGGGAAACGCGCTGCGCGCGCCGTCGTCGCCGATCGAGGACAGGTAGTCGCTGATGCAGGCGTCGTACTGCGCCACGCGGTTGAACGCCGCCACCGACAGCGCGAAGCGCGTCTTCGCCGACAGCGTGCCGTCATGGGCGTCGAGTTCGGCGAGCACGCCCGCGTACTGCGCGGGATCTGTGGCCACGGCGACGCGCGCGAAGTTCTTCGCCGCGGAGCGCAGCATCGCCGGGCCGCCGATGTCGATGTTCTCGACGATGTCATCCAGGCTGCTCGCCGGATCCGCCGACACCCGCTCGAACGGGTACAGGTTCAGCACCAGCAGGTCGATCGCGGCGATCCCGT
It includes:
- a CDS encoding DUF6776 family protein; the encoded protein is MPDSQLPEHPHPRAHLALLALLAAALLFGLWGVWTVVGARGGEAATVGSELDGLRQQVATLARSDQVSREANQDLQGTLAERDEEVSALRADVAFYERLVGSTSQRRGLTVHGLRLQPQGEGAWHFTATLTQTLNRAAVSRGRLTLAVEGSRNGSLERLEWSDLRPQDDAMGAEYSFKYFQQLEGDILLPEGFTPLRVHVRLAPVGAPAVDGSFPWADAAGDVAPRSSPDA
- a CDS encoding MFS transporter, translated to MRHSQFALLTQRRFLPYFGVQALGAFNDNVYRQAIIGLLFHLGVDSDQRTLYTNLAPALFIAPYFLFSAIAGQFAEKLEKQRLIRITTAMEIVIMSLAGVGFLMGSMPLLLVALFATGMQSTLFGPVKYSILPAVLKPEELTGGNGLVEMGTSLSILAGMIYGGLVFQVAGSWGPEAAAASVVALAVIGNLVARMIPRVDAGAPDLQVNWNPVPESVRIWKLTRRTPAVRNAILGVSWFWFVGTVLTAQLPNYAELHLGAAERSTSLYIFGLALFSIGVGTGSLLCEKLSARTVEIGLVPLGALGISAFMLDLYFARSGLAPQAGLDIAGFLAGDNGWRIAFDLTGIGFSCGLFIVPLFALVQSRTPNHEMARVFAGLNIQNSAFIVAAAVIGLALQQVLGWSIPQVFLALAIANLVVATWIFTIVPEFAMRFVSWLLVRTLYRLELHGIERHVPDEGPALLVCNHVSYMDALILAASIPRPVRFVMYYRIFQIPVMRWIFRAAGAIPIASPREDLAMMERAFDAIDAALADGELVLIFPEGRLTRDGAIAPFKSGVERILARRPVPVVPMALRGMWASMWSRRGAAAEGGLLDRMRVPRRFRAHVAVMAQAPVAGQDATAASLEAQVRTLRGEAA
- a CDS encoding LemA family protein, producing the protein MRYILLMVLAVMLSGCGYNQIQQKDEAVDAGWSEVLNQYKRRADLVPNLVSTVKGYAAHEQQVLTAVTEARAKVGEVNVNADDPASLQQFQQAQGELSSALSRLMVVVENYPNLKADQGFLNLQTQLEGTENRITVARGRYIQLVQDYNTYIRSFPQNLVAKMFGHKVRPNFEVENERELQDAPAVDFGAAADRAPQPMLQLAA
- a CDS encoding TPM domain-containing protein — translated: MRLLRHLFAPTAHGVFPADSLQRIAEAVAEGERRHRGEVCFAVEPALPALRVVQGVTARARASEVFAELRVWDTQANNGVLVYLLLADHRIEIVADRGLDGLVTDGQWREACARMEERLRAGEHEAAALAGVGAVSGLLARHFPRVAGDIDENELPDLPRLL
- a CDS encoding DUF4126 domain-containing protein encodes the protein MSEAQLFAIGVLLAWLAGIRVYMTVFGVGVAGALGWLDLPQALEVTTSPWVMGISGVLALVEFFADKIPGVDSAWDLLQTLARVPAGAFLAAAALSPDGDLSTGMLATGAGVALGSHVLKAGSRALINTSPEPLSNWGASAAEDVAVVGLMGLALAYPWLALGLAGLISALLALALWWVWRRLFRRRPPHATPPGA
- a CDS encoding TPM domain-containing protein, translated to MRMRAVLTGRWWPALVLACALAWLPLPQARAQELAAVPALDSPVVDATGTLDAAQRAQLERQALELQQRKGSQLQVLVVASTQPESIEQYTQRVFDQWRPGRKGVDDAVLVVVAKDDRRVRIQPGYGLEGAIPDITAGRIIQEYMAPRFRAGDYGGGIIDATAVLVRLIDGEPLPEPIASHREGGGGGGSGSWLGALFAAFVVATIVRGVFGRAPAVLRGLFTGGAAGTAAWLLSAALGLGGVAAVIGFLFGLSKASAGRYVRHGGWGGFGGGGWGGGGFGGGGGGFGGGGGGGWSGGGGMSGGGGASGSW
- the erpA gene encoding iron-sulfur cluster insertion protein ErpA, translated to MDTIIDLAAPDYLGLDRPLDFTPAAAAKVRELISEEGNPALKLRVYIQGGGCSGFQYGFEFDETRGEDDLAVDTDGVTLLVDPLSLQYLMGAAVDYSESLHGAQFTIRNPNAKSTCGCGSSFTT
- the nudC gene encoding NAD(+) diphosphatase yields the protein MTERRRAPFAFIDAPLDRAEHLRDDPAALARLWADGRVLVVDAEGRAWSDDQGQLLAPPCASLGAMPTDALFLGLRGEEGWFALPATSAVESGEPPGVDLRTAAGQWPGFEATAFAQARAVLHWRARHRHCGACGTTLAFARAGWLGRCPGCALEHYPRTDPAVIVAVSNGARLLLGRSPGWPPRRYSVLAGFVEPGESLEQTVVREVFEESAVRVRACRYLGSQPWPFPSSLMLGFAADAGPDVPRCNDELEDARWFGRDEVGAALRGESGDDGLLLSPSISISRWLIEDWYAGTG
- a CDS encoding DUF4010 domain-containing protein, with amino-acid sequence MDWNEVVRALSAALGIGLLIGAVRERAHVDGSSVAGVRTHALLALLGAIAYGFGTAAYVAVLLAVALLAHAAYVRTRDQDPGLTGEVAMLLTVALAGLTRESPSLAAGLGVVVAVLLWAKDPLRRLSRELISEREMKDGLLLAAAALVVLPLLPDVPLDPWGVLQPAMLWRIVVLVLAVGMVGHVALRAVGARRGLPVAGFFSGFASSTAAVASYGRLARDQPRLATEAAAAALLSNLASVLLLAAVIGAVSPGFLRTAAWPLGGAAIGLLLVAATGLHRTRGDSPAAEAPQARAFRLSHAIGIALPIAAVMLAAEALRRSFGDAGALIGATVAALAELQAAGATIARLAEIGGLPHAQARWGVAGLLAASALTKLVLAFASGGARYGRITGGGLVLMVVLAAAGAWLAPA
- a CDS encoding helix-turn-helix domain-containing protein, which codes for MSNLASTLKSEISRLARKEMKAQTDALRKASSGYRRDIAELKRQVAVLSRQVKKAGGRQAADTSAGEDDTTASRFSAKGLKSLRARLDLSAADFGKLAGASAQSVYNWENGKTIPRATQVAGIVPLRSLGKREAQARLEALSTAPKAKAKPRAKKAANA